One window of Branchiostoma lanceolatum isolate klBraLanc5 chromosome 6, klBraLanc5.hap2, whole genome shotgun sequence genomic DNA carries:
- the LOC136436542 gene encoding relaxin receptor 1-like: MAELARVVFLTALWGIITSSASAYDPEAILHCREPSLCPSGEFHCGNLTKCVPQELQCDGQDDCGNNEDEMFCDDNTPAEVFDEKWGEFYEEDITDLEYAGAEVRFDLPLCVLATVPLPCLCTQRTSLRCDAQNITQVPQDIPAQVTKLFLQVNNLGVLKGQPFENLTDLQTLNLKWNKITLIEVSVFAGLQNLQKLFIGYNELDNINPGTFADLHNLEWLGLEGNRLSIISPGALAGPERLHWLEMEENLLDERSLFTLCLDLPTVEWLELERNSISTISPETLQGCHALTVLFLDYNNITRVSPGTFSALMRLADLSLGANRIQTLPSDVFWNVSELNHLNLSWNPMTELSADLFVDIPYLQSLDLSGLEITNISLSTFEGLPCLEYIYFSKFQYCGFTPHVRSCKPNSDGISSFEDLLANVVLRTCVWVVSIVTCTGNTGVIIGRTAIKQENKVHSFFIQNLCASDLIMGIYLLIIGSKDVMLRGVYNQHAEEWKAGYGCKLSGFLAMLSAEVSVLLLTYMSVERFLCVVFPYRDNRPDRWQAGMTILLIWLGGFLLALVPLMIPQYFGNFYGSNGVCFPLHLHEPYLAGWEYSAFVFIGINFSSLLVIMAAYIGMFISIQRTRSSISTPFSLLSDMSFAKRFFFIVLTDSMVWLPITAIKFIALTSGPISGTTYAWIVIFVLPINSAINPILYSLTTKTFTTLIDQVVRGSPLSCGPEVVKGNQGVTTTGGNSTCITGPTSSSQIGYPLRPLRAYRAKRSLESEMSVSSSCNPSVPIQFTSTGSEPMMTNSLSIRFHGRSLADVPEHPSCSEPSNREEESSGDEKSQKEDQTAVTSPADTLDTSDGDTSINEANGIPKTNGKTPVVSTIQAEICNPPDSPTSPANLSKLPAILCVEEHADSMAPSPTRTACPDTNLEPCVQTAFDGKGKVTAV; the protein is encoded by the exons ATGGCAGAGCTGGCTCGAGTTGTCTTCCTGACAGCATTATGGGGTATCATCACGTCAAGCGCCAGTGCTTACG ACCCTGAGGCGATATTACACTGTAGAGAACCCTCCCTATGTCCTTCAGGGGAGTTCCACTGCGGTAACCTGACCAAATGCGTACCACAGGAGCTGCAGTGTGACGGCCAGGACGACTGTGGAAACAATGAAGACGAAATGTTTTGTG ACGACAACACCCCCGCCGAAGTGTTCGACGAGAAATGGGGTGAATTTTACGAAGAAGACATTACAGATCTAGAGTACGCCGGAGCAGAAGTTAGATTTGACCTTCCTCTCTGTG TGCTGGCAACAGTTCCGCTGCCCTGCTTGTGTACCCAAAGGACGTCCTTGCGCTGCGACGCACAGAACATCACTCAAGTACCTCAGGATATCCCTGCACAAGTCACCAAACT GTTTCTACAAGTCAACAACCTGGGAGTGCTAAAAGGTCAGCCCTTCGAGAATCTCACCGATCTCCAAACCCT AAACCTTAAATGGAATAAGATCACCCTCATAGAGGTGTCTGTGTTCGCCGGTCTCCAAAACCTTCAGAAACT TTTCATTGGCTACAATGAATTAGACAACATCAATCCTGGGACGTTTGCTGACCTTCACAATTTGGAATGGCT AGGTTTGGAGGGTAACAGGTTATCAATTATATCACCCGGCGCACTGGCGGGTCCAGAACGACTCCACTGGCT GGAGATGGAAGAAAATCTTCTGGATGAAAGGTCTCTCTTTACACTGTGCCTGGACTTGCCGACAGTCGAGTGGCT GGAGCTTGAGAGGAACAGCATCTCGACTATTAGTCCGGAAACCCTACAAGGCTGCCATGCCCTGACCGTGCT GTTCCTCGactacaacaacatcacaagaGTGTCACCGGGGACATTCTCAGCATTAATGAGACTGGCAGACCT TTCCCTGGGAGCCAACCGGATTCAGACTTTGCCGAGTGACGTATTTTGGAATGTCAGCGAGCTCAACCACCT AAATCTGTCTTGGAATCCGATGACAGAGTTGTCTGCCGATCTTTTCGTGGATATTCCCTACTTGCAATCTCT GGACTTGTCTGGATTGGAGATCACAAACATTTCACTTAGCACATTTGAAGGACTTCCTTGTCTGGAATATAT TTACTTCAGTAAGTTCCAGTATTGTGGCTTCACCCCGCACGTACGAAGCTGTAAGCCAAATTCAGACGGCATCTCGTCGTTTGAAGACCTGCTGGCCAACGTGGTGCTGCGAACATGTGTGTGGGTTGTCTCCATCGTCACGTGTACAGGCAACACTGGGGTCATCATCGGACGTACCGCCATCAAACAAGAGAACAAAGTTCACTCATTCTTCATCCAGAATCTATGTG CTTCTGACTTAATCATGGGGATCTACCTTCTCATTATTGGCTCTAAGGATGTCATGCTCCGTGGTGTCTACAACCAACACGCTGAAGAGTGGAAGGCTGGTTACGGCTGTAAACTCAGCGGCTTCCTCGCCATGCTCTCAGCGGAGGTGTCGGTTCTTCTCCTGACCTACATGTCTGTGGAGAGGTTCCTGTGTGTTGTTTTCCCCTATCGTGACAACAGACCCGATCGATGGCAGGCGGGGATGACTATACTCTTGATATGGCTGGGAGGGTTCCTGCTCGCACTCGTGCCGCTGATGATCCCGCAGTACTTCGGGAACTTTTACGGCAGCAACGGCGTGTGCTTCCCGCTTCACCTGCACGAGCCGTATCTGGCAGGGTGGGAGTACAGCGCCTTCGTCTTCATCGGCATCAACTTCTCCTCCCTGCTGGTGATCATGGCGGCGTACATAGGAATGTTCATCTCCATACAGCGCACACGCAGCTCCATATCCACGCCCTTCTCGCTGCTGAGTGACATGTCCTTCGCCAAGCGGTTCTTCTTCATCGTGCTGACAGACTCCATGGTCTGGCTGCCCATCACAGCCATCAAGTTCATTGCCCTTACCAGCGGGCCCATTTCAG GCACAACCTACGCGTGGATTGTGATATTCGTGCTGCCCATCAACAGCGCCATCAACCCCATCCTGTACTCCCTCACCACCAAAACCTTCACCACGCTCATAGACCAGGTAGTTAGGGGGAGTCCACTCAGCTGCGGCCCGGAGGTGGTCAAGGGGAATCAGG GTGTCACTACTACTGGTGGTAACAGCACGTGTATAACCGGCCCAACCTCGTCTTCGCAGATTGGCTACCCACTACGACCTCTCCGAGCTTATAGAG CAAAACGCTCGCTGGAAAGTGAAATGTCAGTATCTTCCAGCTGCAACCCCAGTGTTCCAATCCAGTTTACCAGTACGGGAAGCGAACCCATGATGACTAACTCGCTCAGCATCAGATTCCATGGGCGCAGTTTGGCTGACGTGCCGGAACACCCTTCCTGCAGCGAGCCGTCAAACCGAGAAGAGGAAAGCAGCGGAGACGAGAAGAGTCAGAAGGAAGACCAGACTGCAGTGACATCACCTGCCGACACACTTGACACATCCGATGGAGACACAAGCATCAACGAAGCTAACGGGATCCCCAAGACAAATGGCAAAACGCCTGTTGTAAGCACCATCCAAGCAGAGATCTGCAACCCGCCCGACTCTCCAACAAGTCCGGCGAACTTGAGCAAACTGCCGGCAATCCTTTGTGTCGAGGAGCATGCGGACTCCATGGCGCCCTCTCCAACACGAACGGCCTGTCCGGACACCAACTTGGAGCCGTGTGTGCAGACTGCCTTCGATGGAAAGGGAAAGGTAACAGCTGTCTGA